In the Orenia marismortui DSM 5156 genome, one interval contains:
- a CDS encoding restriction endonuclease yields the protein MPRAIYPTYEIEISHNGLNKYKIIKGKTKREAQRKANAQLARWDEQWQKKLEKEEKRQRKELKKLDQERKSEIAKEKTEKAQKLKASLENMLVNSLKIDNSINWDKLKDESKFEKRKPKKARLKSLPPKPVGEPKREYYKPKINLLDKLFKKRKIKKQQISNNQYNKALERHKKDIKSWKERKNKIIKENEKIEKEYETSLKKWDYNKQEFYKKQEEYNQYIINLEKAYFNKVPSAIAEYYDIVLDNVKYPDIFPQEFEIDYNPDNNILLLDYRLPSHEDLPKIQEVKYIKTRDSFKEKELSKTAFRKLYDGILYQIALKTINDIYQTDEIDIIDAIVFNGFVRTIDKATGKKISPCVLSIQVTKKEFHEINLDLVDPKECFKNLKGVGASRLYKLSPVAPIIKIDKEDSRFIESYDVSDNLNDADNLAAMDWQDFEHLIREIFEKEFSQTGGEVKVTQSSRDGGVDAIAFDPDPIRGGKIVIQAKRYTNVVGVSAVRDLYGTVVNEGATKGILVTTSNYGADSHNFAKDKPITLLNGSNLLHLLEKHGYKAKIDLKEAKRINSSR from the coding sequence ATGCCAAGAGCAATTTATCCTACATATGAAATTGAAATAAGTCATAATGGATTAAATAAATACAAAATTATCAAGGGAAAAACCAAGAGAGAAGCTCAAAGAAAAGCTAATGCACAACTTGCAAGATGGGATGAGCAGTGGCAAAAAAAATTAGAAAAAGAAGAAAAAAGACAAAGAAAAGAATTAAAAAAACTAGATCAAGAAAGAAAAAGTGAAATAGCAAAAGAAAAAACGGAAAAAGCTCAAAAACTAAAGGCAAGTCTAGAAAACATGTTAGTAAATTCACTAAAAATTGATAATAGTATTAACTGGGATAAATTAAAAGATGAATCTAAATTTGAAAAAAGAAAACCTAAAAAAGCAAGATTAAAGTCGCTTCCTCCTAAGCCAGTAGGGGAACCAAAAAGAGAATATTATAAACCTAAAATAAATTTATTAGATAAACTTTTCAAAAAACGCAAAATAAAAAAGCAACAAATATCTAATAATCAATATAATAAAGCTTTAGAAAGACATAAAAAAGATATAAAGAGTTGGAAAGAGAGAAAAAATAAAATTATAAAGGAAAATGAAAAAATTGAAAAAGAATACGAAACAAGCTTAAAGAAATGGGATTATAACAAACAGGAATTTTATAAAAAACAAGAAGAATATAATCAGTATATAATTAATTTAGAAAAAGCATACTTTAATAAAGTACCTTCTGCTATTGCTGAATATTATGATATAGTTTTAGATAATGTTAAATATCCTGATATTTTTCCACAAGAATTTGAAATTGATTATAACCCTGACAATAATATTTTATTATTAGACTATAGATTGCCTTCTCATGAAGATTTACCTAAGATTCAAGAAGTTAAATATATAAAAACTAGAGATTCTTTTAAAGAAAAAGAATTATCAAAAACAGCTTTTAGAAAATTATATGATGGTATTCTTTATCAGATAGCTCTTAAAACTATAAATGATATATATCAAACCGATGAAATTGATATTATAGATGCAATTGTTTTTAATGGGTTTGTAAGGACAATAGATAAAGCAACTGGTAAAAAAATTAGTCCTTGTGTTTTATCTATTCAAGTTACTAAAAAGGAATTTCATGAAATCAATTTAGATTTAGTTGACCCTAAAGAATGTTTTAAGAATTTAAAAGGGGTTGGAGCCTCTAGACTATATAAATTATCTCCTGTTGCTCCTATAATAAAAATCGATAAGGAAGATAGTAGATTTATAGAATCCTATGATGTTAGTGATAATTTAAATGATGCTGACAATTTGGCTGCAATGGATTGGCAAGATTTTGAACATCTTATAAGAGAAATATTTGAAAAAGAATTTTCACAAACTGGTGGAGAGGTAAAAGTTACTCAATCTAGTAGAGATGGAGGAGTAGATGCTATAGCTTTTGATCCAGATCCAATTCGTGGTGGTAAAATTGTTATTCAAGCTAAAAGATATACTAATGTTGTTGGAGTTTCAGCAGTTCGTGATCTTTATGGAACTGTAGTAAATGAAGGAGCAACAAAAGGAATTTTAGTTACAACATCAAATTATGGGGCAGATTCGCATAATTTTGCTAAAGATAAACCTATTACACTTTTAAATGGCTCAAATCTTCTTCATCTTTTAGAGAAACATGGTTATAAAGCAAAAATTGATTTAAAAGAAGCTAAAAGAATTAATTCTTCTCGATAG
- a CDS encoding aspartate/glutamate racemase family protein, giving the protein MSKFCLIGGLGPESTIDYYKLIIKHYQKLEGKEEIPEFFINSLNVNKLLNMVDRKDYDKLTDYLLSAIKEGYNAGANFGAIGANTPHIVFDRLKEQSPIPLISIVEETGKKAKDLKMKSVGLFGTKFTMQEDFFKKEILKYGVTTVVPNNKEQEYIHNKIMTELELGIVKEDTKKELLKIIERMKEEDKIDGLILGCTELPLILKEEDESNIKFLNTTEIHVESIIRKLV; this is encoded by the coding sequence ATGAGTAAATTTTGTTTAATTGGAGGATTGGGACCAGAGTCGACAATTGACTATTATAAATTAATCATTAAACATTATCAAAAATTAGAAGGAAAAGAAGAAATCCCAGAATTTTTTATTAATTCTTTAAATGTAAATAAACTACTTAATATGGTAGATAGAAAAGATTATGATAAATTAACAGATTATTTATTATCAGCTATAAAGGAAGGATATAATGCGGGTGCTAATTTTGGTGCAATAGGTGCAAACACTCCACACATTGTATTTGATAGATTAAAAGAACAGTCCCCGATACCTCTTATAAGTATAGTTGAAGAGACAGGAAAAAAAGCGAAAGATTTAAAGATGAAGAGTGTAGGACTATTTGGAACAAAATTTACTATGCAAGAGGATTTTTTCAAAAAAGAAATTTTAAAATATGGTGTAACAACAGTTGTACCTAATAATAAAGAGCAGGAGTATATACATAATAAAATAATGACTGAATTAGAGTTAGGAATAGTTAAAGAGGATACTAAAAAAGAATTATTAAAAATTATTGAAAGAATGAAAGAAGAGGACAAGATAGATGGATTAATTTTAGGATGTACAGAACTGCCTTTGATATTAAAGGAAGAAGATGAATCTAATATAAAATTTTTAAATACTACAGAAATTCATGTTGAAAGTATTATCAGAAAATTAGTCTAA
- a CDS encoding DUF2271 domain-containing protein yields MFKSRMKLMALVMILVVLISGIIRAQSEGRISVEVKPGERYKDVTWYWLGIFPIKSNPQMAIWLEDEQGNYIDTIYVTESSGKSKWSGGKDIRRPDALPIWSHKRGIKYNDGLYMPTKDKPLVDAITGATPKKGFTRKWIIPADIKLKQLVIRLEVNQSIDYNETYKKKLSKNNFNYNDTSGQPSLLWEGEIEIKDGFTTVLKKVGHGHPSGKNGKLFRNLETITTANEIIESIEIKYLK; encoded by the coding sequence ATGTTTAAGAGTAGAATGAAATTAATGGCTTTAGTTATGATTTTAGTTGTATTAATTTCAGGAATTATAAGAGCACAAAGTGAAGGAAGAATTTCTGTTGAAGTAAAACCAGGCGAGAGGTATAAGGATGTTACTTGGTATTGGCTTGGTATTTTTCCAATTAAAAGTAATCCACAAATGGCAATTTGGTTAGAAGATGAGCAAGGTAATTATATAGATACTATTTATGTAACTGAATCTAGTGGAAAATCTAAATGGTCAGGTGGGAAGGATATTCGCAGACCAGATGCTTTGCCTATTTGGTCACATAAAAGAGGGATAAAATATAATGATGGACTATATATGCCAACAAAAGATAAACCATTAGTTGATGCAATTACAGGTGCTACACCTAAAAAAGGTTTTACTCGCAAATGGATAATTCCAGCTGATATAAAATTAAAACAACTTGTTATAAGATTGGAAGTTAATCAATCTATTGATTACAATGAAACGTACAAGAAAAAATTATCTAAAAATAATTTTAATTATAATGATACTTCAGGTCAGCCATCTTTACTTTGGGAAGGTGAAATTGAAATTAAAGACGGATTTACTACTGTTCTTAAAAAGGTTGGACATGGTCATCCTTCAGGAAAGAATGGAAAATTATTTAGAAATTTAGAAACTATAACTACAGCTAATGAAATTATTGAATCAATTGAAATTAAATATTTAAAATAA